Proteins encoded in a region of the Tautonia rosea genome:
- the gcvPB gene encoding aminomethyl-transferring glycine dehydrogenase subunit GcvPB, translated as MLKKDQPPLLFEASRPGRRVRIVPPSDVPDRPLDDLIPAEHRAEALPPLPELGELDVVRHYTNLSTFNMAIDANFYPLGSCTMKYNPKRNERLASLPGMAALHPYQDESTLQGMLQLLFEIQHDLGEIAGLPAVSLQPAAGAQGELTALMVAAAAFRDRGEHRTTVLVPDSAHGTNPASAQLAGFKAVTVKSDPRGLVDLDDFKAKLNDEVGVFMITNPNTVGLFDQQITQIADLLHERGALLYLDGANMNAILGVVRPGDMGVDLMHYNPHKTFSGPHGGGGPGAGPIAVRDHLAPYLPAPTVGRRDDGTYFLDHDRPKAIGRVRSFFGNVGVLVRAYCYIRSQGPEGLKAVAQHAVLNANYLLALVKDVYPVPMGDRCMHEFVASARAMARDRGVRAMDIGKRLIDYGFHAPTVYFPLIVSEALMIEPTETESKETLDAFARALLAIAEEDAELLHAAPVTTPISRPDEVAAAKRPILRWKPDSSAAPQPSATPVPAADRGTLVTPSY; from the coding sequence ATGTTGAAGAAAGACCAGCCCCCGCTCCTGTTCGAAGCGTCTCGCCCCGGCCGTCGCGTGCGGATCGTCCCCCCCTCGGACGTGCCCGACCGGCCGCTCGATGACCTCATCCCCGCCGAACACCGCGCCGAGGCGCTCCCGCCCTTGCCGGAACTCGGCGAGCTCGACGTCGTTCGCCACTACACGAACCTCTCGACGTTCAACATGGCGATCGACGCCAACTTCTATCCCCTCGGGTCGTGCACGATGAAGTACAACCCGAAGCGCAACGAGCGGCTCGCCTCGCTCCCCGGCATGGCGGCCTTGCATCCCTATCAGGACGAATCGACGCTTCAAGGAATGTTGCAGCTCCTGTTCGAGATTCAGCACGATCTTGGCGAGATCGCCGGCCTGCCCGCCGTCAGCCTTCAGCCTGCCGCCGGAGCCCAGGGGGAGCTGACCGCGTTGATGGTCGCCGCCGCGGCCTTCCGCGATCGCGGCGAGCACCGCACCACCGTCCTCGTCCCCGACAGCGCACACGGCACCAACCCCGCCTCGGCCCAACTTGCCGGGTTCAAGGCCGTGACGGTCAAGAGCGACCCGCGCGGCCTCGTCGACCTCGACGACTTCAAGGCGAAGCTTAACGACGAGGTTGGCGTCTTCATGATCACCAACCCGAACACCGTCGGCCTGTTCGACCAGCAAATCACCCAGATCGCCGACTTGCTCCACGAACGCGGGGCCTTGCTCTACCTCGACGGGGCGAACATGAACGCCATCCTCGGCGTCGTCCGGCCCGGCGACATGGGGGTCGACCTCATGCACTACAACCCGCACAAGACCTTTTCCGGCCCTCACGGCGGTGGCGGTCCCGGCGCCGGGCCGATTGCCGTCCGCGACCACCTCGCCCCCTACCTTCCCGCTCCCACCGTCGGACGGCGCGACGACGGCACCTATTTCCTCGACCACGACCGCCCGAAGGCGATCGGCCGCGTCCGCTCCTTCTTCGGCAACGTCGGTGTGCTCGTTCGCGCCTACTGCTACATCCGATCGCAAGGCCCCGAGGGGCTCAAGGCCGTCGCCCAGCACGCGGTCTTGAATGCCAATTACCTGCTGGCCCTGGTCAAGGACGTCTACCCCGTGCCCATGGGCGATCGCTGCATGCACGAGTTCGTCGCCTCGGCCCGCGCGATGGCCCGCGATCGCGGCGTCCGTGCGATGGATATCGGGAAGCGGCTGATCGACTACGGCTTCCACGCCCCCACGGTCTACTTCCCCCTGATCGTCTCCGAAGCCCTCATGATTGAACCGACTGAGACCGAGAGCAAGGAAACCCTCGACGCCTTCGCCCGCGCCCTGCTCGCCATCGCCGAGGAAGACGCCGAGCTGCTCCACGCCGCCCCCGTCACCACCCCCATCAGCCGCCCCGACGAGGTCGCCGCCGCCAAGCGTCCGATCCTCCGCTGGAAACCCGACTCCTCCGCCGCTCCCCAGCCCTCGGCGACCCCCGTTCCCGCCGCCGATCGGGGCACACTCGTCACTCCTTCGTATTAA
- a CDS encoding lipoate--protein ligase family protein: MQCRVLPYEAGDGPWNMAVDQWMLDSVVADPSMAMFRTYEWSVPTLSLGYFQHRAEADADPRWRKAALVRRSTGGGAIWHDRELTYALVLPANHPLTRRSKDLYRAVHQAIVGLLSERGIVARRRGEAEARVGRDRPLLCFLDRDAEDLVVDGSKVLGSAQRRRAGALLQHGSLLLDTSEQTPELPGLAALAPEKSIPSPATWADLVQNVLFKAVELDPIIQVFTRAERDAADRLAHAVYRDPGWTDRR; encoded by the coding sequence ATGCAATGCCGGGTCTTGCCTTACGAGGCGGGGGACGGGCCGTGGAACATGGCCGTCGATCAATGGATGCTCGACTCGGTCGTTGCCGACCCGAGCATGGCCATGTTTCGCACCTATGAATGGTCGGTACCGACCCTGAGCCTCGGCTATTTTCAGCATCGGGCCGAGGCCGACGCCGACCCCCGATGGCGTAAGGCGGCCCTCGTGCGGCGGTCCACCGGAGGAGGAGCCATCTGGCACGATCGCGAACTGACCTACGCCCTGGTGTTGCCGGCCAATCACCCCCTGACCCGACGTTCCAAGGACCTCTATCGGGCAGTCCATCAGGCCATTGTTGGCTTGCTGTCCGAACGGGGGATCGTCGCCCGCCGTCGCGGCGAGGCCGAGGCTCGCGTCGGTCGCGATCGCCCCTTGCTCTGCTTCCTCGACCGCGACGCCGAAGACCTCGTCGTGGACGGTTCGAAGGTCCTGGGCAGTGCCCAGCGGCGTCGGGCGGGGGCGTTGCTTCAGCACGGGTCCCTCTTGCTCGACACCTCCGAGCAAACCCCCGAGTTACCCGGCCTGGCCGCCCTCGCACCCGAGAAGTCCATCCCTTCCCCCGCCACCTGGGCCGATTTGGTCCAAAACGTGCTATTCAAAGCAGTCGAGCTTGACCCAATCATTCAGGTGTTCACGCGTGCGGAGCGAGACGCTGCCGACCGCCTGGCCCACGCCGTCTATCGCGACCCCGGCTGGACCGATCGCCGGTAA
- a CDS encoding FHA domain-containing protein, which yields MSAKVSLIVVQGKPEGKVIPLVTPRFRIGRGEGCHLRPNNEQVSRNHAEIEQTDQGIVLRDLGSRNGTFLNNQRLEANTDQVLKNKDLVQVGPLTFAISIQGAVAASPTTTPDKSERAMAKAASLDELSNDDIDSWLVTDKDSAAPPERPSGVYTGDTMTFSSFQEASKSDHQVPSAPAPEEPEALAEPEPEPDAEPEDEPEPVVAEGDDDIYDKLDDEYDPDAPPEPEEFVDESNPFFAAKKDAEDESAVTKKKEDVDSSRAAEDILRKMMERRRAPR from the coding sequence ATGAGCGCGAAAGTCTCGCTGATCGTCGTTCAAGGCAAGCCCGAGGGGAAGGTCATCCCCTTGGTCACTCCCCGTTTTCGGATCGGACGAGGAGAGGGTTGCCACCTGCGCCCGAATAACGAACAGGTCAGCCGCAACCACGCCGAGATTGAGCAAACCGATCAGGGGATCGTCCTGCGCGATCTGGGCAGTCGCAACGGCACCTTCCTGAACAACCAGCGGCTCGAAGCCAACACCGATCAAGTTCTCAAGAACAAAGATCTGGTGCAGGTTGGCCCCCTGACCTTCGCCATCTCCATCCAGGGAGCCGTCGCCGCGTCGCCCACCACCACGCCCGACAAGTCCGAGCGCGCCATGGCCAAGGCCGCCTCGCTCGACGAGCTGAGCAACGACGACATCGACTCCTGGCTCGTCACCGACAAGGATAGCGCCGCTCCTCCCGAACGCCCCTCCGGCGTTTACACCGGCGACACCATGACCTTCTCCTCCTTCCAGGAGGCCAGCAAGTCCGATCATCAGGTCCCCTCGGCTCCGGCTCCCGAGGAACCCGAAGCCCTCGCCGAACCGGAACCGGAACCGGACGCCGAACCCGAAGACGAGCCCGAGCCCGTGGTTGCCGAGGGCGACGACGACATCTACGACAAGCTCGACGACGAATACGACCCCGACGCTCCCCCCGAGCCCGAAGAGTTCGTCGACGAGTCCAACCCCTTCTTCGCCGCAAAGAAGGACGCCGAAGACGAATCCGCCGTCACCAAGAAAAAAGAAGATGTCGATTCCAGCCGGGCCGCCGAGGACATCCTTCGCAAAATGATGGAACGCCGACGCGCCCCCCGCTGA
- a CDS encoding AAA family ATPase, whose amino-acid sequence MPLDPEPTPNLAPLFDRLEARVVGQRPLLDRMVIALLAGGHVLIEGVPGLAKTRAVRALAHALDLPFRRIQFTPDLLPADLTGTQVYHPQTGRFDIKHGPIVTSVLLADEINRAPAKVQSALLEAMQEGQVTIGDETIRLPDPFFVLATQNPIEQEGTYPLPEAQLDRFLMKLVARYPDRDAELAMLDLPGITDTQTPLDPDPPLLGPAEVRSLRAATSAIRVAPALKSYIVDLIRATRDPLEYGLDLSPLIELGASPRATLALLRASQGHALISGRDYVTPFDVKAIAPDVLRHRLLVSYEADAEGLSPDALLRRVLDSIRVP is encoded by the coding sequence GTGCCCCTCGATCCTGAGCCGACGCCCAACCTCGCCCCGCTGTTCGATCGCCTGGAAGCGCGGGTCGTGGGACAGCGTCCCTTGCTCGATCGCATGGTCATCGCCCTGCTGGCCGGCGGCCATGTCCTCATCGAAGGCGTGCCTGGCCTCGCCAAGACCCGCGCCGTCCGCGCCCTCGCCCATGCGCTCGACCTCCCGTTCCGTCGCATCCAGTTCACGCCCGACCTGCTCCCGGCCGACCTGACCGGCACCCAGGTCTACCACCCGCAAACCGGCCGCTTCGACATCAAGCACGGCCCGATCGTCACCAGCGTTCTCCTGGCCGACGAGATCAACCGCGCCCCGGCCAAGGTCCAGAGCGCCCTTCTCGAAGCGATGCAAGAGGGCCAGGTGACCATCGGCGACGAAACGATCCGCCTGCCCGACCCCTTCTTCGTCCTCGCCACCCAGAACCCGATCGAGCAGGAAGGGACCTACCCCTTACCCGAGGCCCAGCTCGACCGCTTCCTCATGAAGCTCGTGGCCCGTTATCCCGACCGCGACGCCGAGCTGGCCATGCTCGACCTGCCCGGCATCACCGACACCCAGACGCCCCTCGACCCCGATCCTCCCTTGCTCGGCCCAGCCGAGGTCCGATCCCTCCGTGCCGCCACCAGCGCCATCCGCGTCGCCCCGGCTCTGAAGTCCTACATCGTCGACCTGATCCGGGCCACCCGCGATCCCCTCGAATACGGCCTCGACCTCAGCCCGCTTATCGAGCTGGGGGCCAGCCCCCGGGCCACCCTCGCCCTCTTGCGTGCCTCCCAGGGGCATGCCCTGATCTCCGGGCGCGACTACGTCACCCCCTTCGACGTCAAGGCGATCGCGCCCGACGTCCTCCGCCATCGCCTGCTCGTCTCCTACGAGGCCGATGCCGAGGGCCTTTCCCCCGATGCGCTCCTCCGCCGCGTCCTCGACTCGATCCGCGTCCCCTGA
- a CDS encoding PAS domain-containing sensor histidine kinase yields MESAGQRRIPDPQDGSGLVTAESVHWPPRAEVEDSLSRCLGPFALALLERSAQPFIIVELAGTLLRANRAFCDLLGYEPEELIGRTIVGLTSERWHETTIDARNRLLAEGRPLRYEKEYRARDGRLVPVDLVADVLYDEADRPMAFFSFITDLSEQKEAERALRESESRFRHLFDEAPFGYHEIDCDGRIVAINRAECEMLGYDCEELVGRPIFDLVDPSQRDLARQAVAEKVAGRRMLVPFERTYRRRDGRALIVMIRERLRIDADGRVLGIRTTVQDITEQKQMEAALVASRQRAQVLFDGIEDAVFVHDTEGKILEANPAASRLLGYSRDELLRLTTFDIDAEGFAEGFSERLSQQLRDGHMRFEGTHRAKGGQKIPVEITSSTIQLGAQTAVLVVVRDISERKTLEETRRRFAEVQASNAEVLSQKNRMLLESEARYRQLTEATLDAVIVADCEGKITLFNPAAERTFGFEAFEVIGRPLSLVLLTPEDGSEPGDRSDCTECAAPSERLVGRTVELQGRRKGGQLFPLELSLNAFGQGKELQYIGSIRDLTERQRMRDMLIQSEKLASIGLLSAGVAHEINNPLAYVANNLAVLERDLRGVFSLIETYEEARPKMADEAVRQIEEVEAELDWDYVRANTDRLITRTREGVQRVASIVSNLRSMARTAPPSKELVPLSELVASALEMAQGRLRKAKITVEVDAPPDLARVPCVANQIAQVILNLLINASQSIQDLDRPEGGRIAIRLRDEDEAQVIEIEDNGGGIEPEHLPRLFDPFFTTKPVGEGTGLGLAISHSIITGHGGTIEAEGTPGAGATFRLRLPTTS; encoded by the coding sequence GTGGAGTCTGCCGGACAGAGACGAATCCCGGACCCGCAGGACGGTTCGGGGCTGGTGACGGCGGAATCGGTCCACTGGCCACCCCGAGCCGAGGTGGAAGACTCGCTGAGCCGTTGCCTGGGTCCATTTGCGCTGGCCTTGCTGGAGCGATCGGCGCAACCGTTTATCATTGTCGAGCTGGCTGGCACCTTGCTGCGGGCCAACCGGGCCTTTTGCGATCTGCTCGGCTACGAGCCCGAGGAGCTGATCGGCCGGACGATCGTCGGCCTGACCTCGGAACGTTGGCACGAGACGACGATCGACGCGCGCAACCGCTTGCTGGCCGAGGGGCGTCCGCTGCGGTACGAGAAGGAATACCGGGCGCGCGACGGGCGGCTGGTGCCGGTCGATCTGGTGGCCGATGTCCTCTACGATGAAGCGGACCGGCCGATGGCGTTTTTCTCGTTCATCACGGATCTGAGCGAGCAGAAAGAGGCCGAGCGCGCGTTGAGAGAGTCGGAATCGCGGTTCCGGCACCTGTTTGACGAGGCACCGTTCGGCTATCACGAGATTGATTGCGACGGCCGGATCGTGGCCATCAACCGGGCCGAATGCGAGATGCTCGGCTACGACTGCGAGGAACTGGTCGGTCGGCCGATCTTTGATCTGGTGGATCCGTCGCAGCGTGATCTGGCGCGGCAGGCCGTGGCCGAGAAGGTTGCCGGGCGTCGGATGCTGGTTCCCTTCGAGCGGACGTATCGGCGTCGGGACGGTCGGGCGTTGATCGTGATGATCCGGGAGCGCTTGCGCATTGATGCCGACGGCCGGGTGCTCGGTATTCGGACGACGGTTCAGGACATCACCGAGCAGAAGCAGATGGAAGCGGCGCTGGTTGCCTCTCGGCAACGGGCACAAGTACTCTTTGATGGAATTGAAGACGCGGTCTTCGTGCATGACACCGAGGGGAAGATTCTCGAAGCCAATCCGGCAGCGAGCCGATTGCTCGGCTACAGCCGCGACGAGCTGCTTCGGCTGACGACCTTTGACATCGACGCCGAGGGGTTTGCCGAGGGGTTCTCGGAGCGGCTGAGCCAGCAACTGCGCGACGGTCACATGCGGTTCGAAGGGACCCATCGGGCCAAGGGGGGGCAGAAGATTCCGGTCGAGATCACCAGTTCAACGATCCAGCTTGGTGCTCAGACGGCGGTGCTAGTGGTGGTTCGGGACATCAGCGAGCGCAAGACGCTGGAGGAAACCCGGCGGCGATTTGCCGAGGTGCAGGCGTCGAACGCCGAGGTCCTCTCGCAGAAGAACCGGATGCTGCTGGAATCGGAGGCGCGTTACCGGCAACTGACCGAGGCGACGCTCGACGCGGTGATTGTGGCTGACTGCGAGGGGAAGATCACGTTGTTCAACCCGGCGGCCGAACGGACCTTCGGCTTCGAGGCGTTCGAGGTGATCGGCCGTCCCCTGTCGCTGGTTCTGCTGACCCCCGAAGACGGTTCGGAGCCTGGCGACCGGAGTGATTGTACCGAGTGCGCGGCTCCGTCGGAGCGGCTGGTGGGTCGGACGGTCGAGCTGCAAGGGCGTCGCAAAGGGGGGCAACTGTTCCCCCTGGAGCTGTCGCTCAATGCGTTCGGTCAGGGGAAGGAGTTGCAGTATATTGGCTCGATCCGCGACCTGACCGAACGACAGCGAATGCGGGACATGCTGATTCAGAGTGAAAAGCTGGCCTCAATCGGCTTGCTGAGCGCAGGGGTGGCGCATGAGATCAACAATCCGCTGGCCTATGTGGCGAACAACCTCGCGGTGCTGGAGCGTGACCTGCGCGGGGTGTTCAGCCTGATTGAGACCTATGAGGAGGCTCGTCCGAAGATGGCGGACGAGGCGGTCCGCCAGATCGAGGAGGTCGAGGCCGAGCTGGACTGGGACTACGTGCGGGCCAACACCGATCGACTGATCACCCGGACCCGAGAAGGGGTGCAACGGGTGGCCAGCATTGTCTCGAACTTGCGAAGCATGGCCCGAACCGCTCCGCCGTCGAAGGAGCTGGTGCCGCTGAGCGAGCTGGTGGCCTCGGCCCTCGAAATGGCTCAGGGGCGGTTGCGCAAGGCGAAGATCACGGTCGAGGTGGATGCGCCGCCGGACCTGGCCCGCGTGCCGTGCGTGGCGAATCAGATCGCGCAGGTGATTCTGAACTTGCTGATTAACGCCAGCCAGTCGATCCAGGACCTTGACCGTCCTGAGGGCGGTCGGATTGCGATCCGGCTTCGGGATGAAGACGAGGCGCAGGTGATCGAGATCGAGGACAACGGCGGGGGGATTGAGCCCGAGCACCTGCCCCGGCTGTTCGATCCGTTCTTCACGACCAAGCCGGTCGGCGAAGGAACAGGGCTGGGGCTGGCGATCAGCCACAGCATCATCACCGGCCACGGGGGGACGATCGAGGCCGAGGGGACTCCGGGGGCAGGAGCGACCTTCCGGTTGCGATTGCCGACCACGAGTTAA
- a CDS encoding (2Fe-2S) ferredoxin domain-containing protein, giving the protein MPAYSHHLFICGNVRDPGHRRGSCDPSGDGDLRSAFKKALKRAGLAQEARANFAGCLDQCEHGPVVVIYPQGIWYGSVTEDDVTRIVSETLVHGRILDDLVIADGCLNNPDCPHRS; this is encoded by the coding sequence ATGCCCGCGTACTCCCACCATCTGTTCATTTGCGGAAACGTTCGCGACCCCGGCCATCGTCGGGGCAGTTGCGACCCTTCCGGAGACGGCGACCTGCGCTCCGCCTTCAAAAAGGCCCTGAAGCGCGCCGGACTCGCCCAGGAGGCCCGCGCCAACTTTGCCGGATGCCTCGACCAGTGCGAGCACGGCCCGGTCGTCGTCATTTACCCCCAGGGCATCTGGTACGGTTCCGTGACCGAGGACGACGTGACTCGGATCGTCTCCGAGACCCTCGTTCACGGCCGCATCCTCGACGACCTCGTCATCGCCGACGGTTGCCTGAACAATCCCGATTGCCCGCACCGCTCCTAA
- the panC gene encoding pantoate--beta-alanine ligase, which produces MSHAAPPPVVVPTIAECRRLVTEARASGKSIGFVPTMGALHDGHLRLIDACRRHCGFLVTSIFVNPTQFGPNEDYQRYPRTPDDDHRRCAEGGVDLIFEPTVAEMYPNGPTATFVEVPGLSSVLEGKSRPTHFRGVTTVVAKLFGIVQPDLAAFGRKDFQQLAVIARMVHDLNMPIRLLPVETHREADGLAMSSRNRYLSADQRRAAVVLSRALQTAAEAVASGERSADRVRQDLAQAIELEPLAQLDYAEVADAETLEPLDDLSAGRPAVALVAARFGDTRLIDNTLLPTVTSESSCN; this is translated from the coding sequence ATGAGCCACGCCGCCCCCCCTCCCGTCGTCGTCCCCACCATTGCCGAGTGCCGCCGCCTCGTGACTGAGGCCCGCGCCTCGGGCAAGTCGATCGGCTTCGTGCCCACCATGGGAGCCCTGCACGACGGCCACCTCCGTCTCATCGACGCCTGCCGACGCCATTGCGGCTTCCTCGTCACGTCGATCTTCGTCAACCCCACCCAGTTCGGACCGAACGAGGATTACCAGCGCTACCCCCGCACCCCCGACGACGACCACCGCCGTTGCGCCGAGGGGGGCGTCGACCTGATCTTCGAGCCGACCGTCGCCGAGATGTACCCGAACGGCCCGACCGCCACGTTTGTCGAGGTGCCGGGCCTCTCCTCGGTCCTTGAAGGCAAGAGTCGGCCGACTCACTTTCGCGGTGTGACGACCGTCGTGGCCAAGCTCTTCGGCATCGTCCAGCCCGACCTGGCCGCGTTCGGCCGCAAGGACTTCCAGCAACTGGCCGTCATCGCCCGGATGGTTCACGACCTCAACATGCCCATCCGCCTGCTGCCGGTCGAAACCCACCGCGAAGCCGACGGCCTGGCCATGAGCAGCCGCAACCGCTACCTCTCGGCCGATCAGCGCCGGGCCGCCGTCGTCCTCTCCCGAGCCCTTCAAACCGCCGCCGAGGCCGTCGCCTCGGGCGAGCGCTCGGCCGATCGGGTTCGACAGGATCTTGCCCAGGCGATAGAATTAGAGCCGCTGGCCCAACTGGACTACGCCGAAGTCGCCGACGCCGAGACGCTCGAACCGCTCGACGATCTTTCCGCCGGTCGACCGGCCGTCGCTCTCGTCGCCGCTCGGTTTGGCGACACCCGGCTCATCGACAACACCCTCTTGCCGACCGTAACGTCGGAATCTTCATGCAATTGA
- the panD gene encoding aspartate 1-decarboxylase: MQLKLLKGKLHQAAVTGCALHYHGSLTLDPELMAAVGILPYEAILVSNMATGDRAETYAIPGTPGARQVELNGSMARLGAPGDRIIVMAFALLDPDEVEGHQPRVVALDRENQIIERLDALYVPLAHRAALTP, from the coding sequence ATGCAATTGAAGCTGCTCAAGGGCAAGCTGCACCAGGCCGCAGTCACTGGCTGCGCCCTGCACTATCATGGCAGTCTGACCCTCGATCCCGAACTGATGGCCGCCGTCGGCATCCTGCCGTACGAGGCGATTCTCGTCAGCAACATGGCCACCGGCGACCGTGCCGAGACCTACGCCATTCCCGGAACTCCCGGCGCTCGCCAGGTCGAGCTGAACGGCTCGATGGCGCGCCTCGGCGCTCCCGGCGACCGCATCATCGTCATGGCCTTTGCTTTGCTCGATCCCGACGAGGTCGAGGGCCATCAGCCCCGCGTCGTCGCGCTCGACCGAGAGAACCAGATCATCGAGCGGCTCGACGCCCTCTATGTGCCGCTCGCTCATCGCGCGGCTCTGACTCCCTGA
- the lgt gene encoding prolipoprotein diacylglyceryl transferase — MWQVLFEIPGTGFRVHGFGLMLFLAFIVAMNLASWLAKRSRIDPNDVFDLAIWVIVGGLLGARGFYVLQHREAISTFWDIFKIWEGGIVLYGSLIGAGIGFTLFWRWRRFPFLPMLDVVAPAIAIGVALGRVGCFLNGCCFGDTCDLPWAVQFPSGTLPWLDHVSGGLIPSDAPRSLPVHPTQLYSTLDGLILMALLLAFFPLRRRDGEVMALLLVTYPITRFLIERLRDDEGAIFAGMTISQNMSIVLLIGGLAFWAFLLGRPPGRLADLPESSAPSASPPGSSTRSRP, encoded by the coding sequence ATGTGGCAGGTCCTGTTCGAAATCCCCGGCACCGGATTCCGCGTCCACGGCTTCGGCCTGATGCTGTTTCTGGCCTTCATCGTCGCGATGAATCTCGCCTCCTGGCTGGCCAAACGCTCCCGGATCGACCCCAACGACGTCTTCGACCTGGCCATCTGGGTGATCGTCGGCGGCTTGCTCGGTGCCCGAGGCTTCTATGTCCTCCAGCACCGCGAGGCCATCAGCACGTTCTGGGATATTTTCAAAATCTGGGAAGGGGGGATCGTCCTTTACGGCAGTCTCATCGGTGCCGGGATCGGCTTCACCCTGTTCTGGCGATGGCGGCGCTTTCCGTTCCTGCCGATGCTCGACGTCGTGGCCCCGGCCATTGCCATCGGCGTGGCCCTCGGTCGGGTCGGATGCTTCCTCAATGGCTGCTGTTTTGGAGATACGTGCGATCTTCCCTGGGCGGTCCAGTTCCCCTCCGGAACGCTTCCCTGGCTCGACCATGTCAGCGGGGGCCTGATCCCCTCCGATGCCCCTCGATCGCTCCCGGTTCACCCGACCCAGCTCTACTCGACCCTCGACGGCCTGATCCTCATGGCCTTGCTCCTGGCCTTTTTCCCGCTTCGCCGTCGAGACGGTGAGGTGATGGCCCTGTTACTCGTGACCTACCCCATCACCCGATTCCTGATCGAGCGGCTCCGCGACGATGAAGGGGCCATCTTCGCCGGCATGACCATCTCGCAGAACATGAGCATCGTGCTCTTGATCGGCGGGCTGGCCTTCTGGGCCTTCCTGCTCGGTCGCCCTCCCGGACGCCTTGCCGATCTCCCCGAATCGAGCGCTCCTTCGGCCTCGCCGCCAGGATCTTCGACCCGTTCCCGACCTTGA